One genomic segment of Occultella kanbiaonis includes these proteins:
- a CDS encoding DnaJ domain-containing protein, which produces MSAATTHPPKALMTERSLGATPYEVLGVDAGASTEELRRAYRRRLRESHPDVGGDPDLFHEVQTAWEQIGTPAHRARYDRANPPSGAPARGTGSNGSHPSGPASSRPAGTGPQTGGWSHTGGTPGAGGPPGGVYGGGGPVWTSGSSRGSTNAPSRARTYGHPGGWSRERYLTLLREWVGRGVAIDDPYAADLVARAPREIQHALADALAEERTARTLGDLSSAFTVWNDVATGAGSGGWARDADAPATDPAKIDHVVLGPTGLWAIQSEDWGAPVTVRRGDLVSTGLPAGEHPMASLERRAKVARSWRTRFDALLVVLPDDALADAADWVLVRRRGTPRLAVRARGLARLITGGHPAVPRPSEEAMFALRPQLRSSIRFV; this is translated from the coding sequence TTGAGCGCAGCAACCACCCACCCGCCGAAGGCCCTGATGACCGAACGCTCCCTCGGGGCCACGCCCTACGAGGTGCTCGGTGTTGACGCCGGTGCGTCCACCGAGGAACTGCGGCGCGCCTACCGGCGGCGGTTGCGCGAGTCCCACCCGGATGTCGGCGGGGACCCGGACCTCTTCCACGAGGTGCAGACGGCGTGGGAGCAGATCGGCACGCCCGCGCACCGGGCCCGGTACGACCGCGCGAACCCGCCGAGCGGCGCCCCGGCTCGTGGCACGGGATCGAACGGATCGCATCCGTCGGGACCCGCCTCCTCCCGGCCCGCCGGCACCGGCCCGCAAACCGGCGGCTGGTCCCACACCGGCGGCACCCCGGGCGCCGGTGGCCCGCCGGGCGGTGTGTACGGCGGTGGCGGACCCGTCTGGACGTCCGGCTCGAGCCGGGGCAGCACGAACGCGCCGTCGCGGGCCCGTACCTACGGCCACCCCGGCGGCTGGTCGCGCGAGCGCTACCTCACCCTGCTGCGGGAATGGGTGGGGCGCGGCGTCGCGATCGACGACCCGTACGCCGCGGACCTGGTGGCCCGGGCGCCACGCGAGATCCAGCACGCCCTGGCCGATGCGCTCGCTGAGGAGCGCACCGCGCGCACCCTCGGGGACCTCAGTTCCGCCTTCACCGTCTGGAACGACGTGGCCACCGGCGCCGGCAGCGGCGGCTGGGCCCGCGACGCCGACGCACCGGCCACGGACCCCGCGAAGATCGATCATGTCGTGCTCGGTCCGACCGGGCTGTGGGCGATCCAGTCCGAGGACTGGGGCGCCCCCGTGACGGTGCGCCGCGGTGACCTGGTCAGCACCGGCCTGCCCGCCGGTGAGCACCCGATGGCATCGCTTGAGCGACGGGCGAAGGTCGCGAGGTCGTGGCGGACCCGCTTCGACGCGCTGCTGGTGGTACTCCCCGACGATGCGCTCGCCGACGCCGCGGACTGGGTCCTGGTCCGCCGGCGCGGCACCCCGCGGCTGGCCGTCCGGGCCCGTGGCCTCGCTCGGCTGATCACCGGCGGCCATCCCGCCGTGCCGCGCCCGTCCGAAGAGGCGATGTTCGCCCTGCGCCCGCAGTTGCGGTCGTCGATCCGGTTCGTCTAG
- a CDS encoding GNAT family N-acetyltransferase, whose product MNWHQVDRATLLARSGYDPYVRWAIPADVIAATGEHGWACVAPWRPSGHWGGAAVVAPDAPAAAESEALEFLAASARERGAQIDWFSTAAGRELRAPAPLTVVGSGRWDFLWTEVPPVESPSSAVDLLELDDTADAARIEVFARLHNPGFEGFPGRGFATLWLGVADDQGDLIAVGSLHELASGAPHLAGIVVHTDHRGRGLGRALTASLTRRAIQTAGVATLGVYTDNAVALAVYAGLGYRTGRRFETRSLVTPDRVR is encoded by the coding sequence GTGAACTGGCACCAGGTGGACCGGGCGACACTCCTCGCGCGCAGCGGGTACGACCCGTACGTCCGGTGGGCGATCCCCGCGGACGTGATCGCCGCGACCGGCGAGCACGGCTGGGCGTGCGTGGCGCCCTGGCGCCCGAGCGGGCACTGGGGCGGCGCCGCGGTCGTCGCGCCCGACGCTCCCGCCGCCGCGGAGTCCGAGGCGCTCGAGTTCCTCGCGGCAAGCGCGCGCGAACGCGGCGCGCAGATCGACTGGTTCTCGACGGCGGCCGGTCGCGAACTGCGAGCGCCGGCACCGCTGACCGTGGTCGGGTCCGGCCGATGGGACTTCCTGTGGACCGAGGTGCCGCCCGTCGAGTCGCCGAGCTCCGCCGTCGACCTCCTCGAACTCGACGACACCGCGGACGCCGCCCGGATCGAGGTGTTCGCCCGCCTGCACAACCCCGGGTTCGAAGGCTTCCCGGGCCGTGGCTTCGCCACCCTCTGGCTCGGGGTCGCCGACGACCAGGGCGACCTGATCGCGGTCGGCTCACTCCATGAGCTCGCCTCCGGCGCACCACACCTGGCCGGCATCGTCGTCCACACCGACCACCGCGGCCGCGGCCTCGGGCGAGCGCTCACGGCCTCGCTGACCCGCCGCGCGATCCAGACCGCGGGCGTCGCCACCCTTGGCGTCTACACCGACAACGCCGTTGCCCTGGCCGTCTACGCCGGGCTCGGGTATCGCACCGGGCGCCGGTTCGAGACGCGCTCGCTGGTGACGCCGGACAGAGTGCGGTAG
- a CDS encoding VOC family protein: MEQDSGSSQDVVTYGTVTPYVVVKDAHAFLDFVIEAFGAVDRGRVPNDDGTVGHGEVAIGDSIVMAFESRAGWPETPAMLSMYVADCDTVTERAVAAGARLVTPLGTNPWGDRGCRLADPFGNLWWIQTHVEDVPEPELYARMATHEFQETMRVSTTTIDAFMRGLGSRRTEARPG, translated from the coding sequence ATGGAACAGGACAGCGGTTCGAGTCAGGATGTGGTGACCTACGGCACGGTGACGCCGTACGTCGTGGTCAAGGATGCGCACGCATTCCTGGACTTCGTCATCGAGGCGTTCGGAGCGGTCGACCGCGGCCGGGTTCCCAACGATGACGGCACGGTCGGCCATGGTGAGGTCGCGATCGGGGATTCGATCGTCATGGCGTTCGAGTCGCGAGCGGGCTGGCCCGAGACTCCCGCGATGTTGTCGATGTATGTCGCCGATTGCGACACGGTCACCGAGCGTGCCGTTGCCGCCGGAGCTCGTCTGGTCACACCGCTGGGTACCAATCCCTGGGGTGACCGTGGGTGCCGCCTGGCGGACCCCTTCGGCAATCTGTGGTGGATCCAGACCCACGTCGAGGATGTCCCGGAGCCCGAGTTGTACGCGCGGATGGCGACCCACGAGTTCCAGGAGACGATGCGGGTCTCCACGACCACGATCGACGCATTCATGCGCGGCCTCGGATCCCGCCGCACCGAGGCGCGGCCCGGCTGA
- the catA gene encoding type A chloramphenicol O-acetyltransferase — protein MDTPTPIDLATWPRRQHFEHYLHAVPCTYSMTVELDVTEFVRALRDSPRRTYVAQIWALGTIVNRREEFRMCLAESDAPATWPVLHPSFTIFNAERETFSSAWAPYDADFGTFHDGAADLLDRYRDSTEFFPQGGQPPNTFDVSSLPWASFTGFNLNIRDAWRHLAPIFTLGRYQEGDGRVFLPLSLQVHHAAADGFHSARFVNELQALLADPSWVGGE, from the coding sequence ATGGACACCCCGACCCCGATCGACCTCGCGACCTGGCCCCGGCGCCAGCACTTCGAGCACTACCTCCACGCGGTGCCGTGCACGTACTCGATGACGGTCGAGCTCGACGTGACGGAGTTCGTCAGGGCGCTGCGGGACTCTCCCCGGAGGACGTACGTCGCCCAGATCTGGGCGCTCGGCACGATCGTCAACCGGCGTGAGGAGTTCCGGATGTGCCTGGCCGAGTCCGACGCTCCGGCGACCTGGCCGGTGCTGCACCCCTCGTTCACCATCTTCAACGCCGAGCGGGAGACGTTCTCCAGCGCCTGGGCCCCCTACGACGCGGACTTCGGCACCTTCCATGACGGCGCGGCAGATCTGCTCGACCGGTACCGCGACAGCACCGAGTTCTTCCCGCAGGGCGGGCAGCCGCCGAACACCTTCGACGTGTCGAGCCTGCCCTGGGCCTCGTTCACCGGCTTCAACCTGAACATCCGTGACGCCTGGCGACATCTCGCACCGATCTTCACGCTCGGGCGCTACCAGGAGGGTGACGGTCGCGTGTTCCTGCCGCTCTCGCTACAGGTCCACCACGCCGCTGCGGACGGCTTCCACTCGGCCAGGTTCGTGAACGAGCTGCAGGCGCTCCTCGCGGACCCGTCCTGGGTCGGCGGGGAGTAG